In Methanobrevibacter sp., one DNA window encodes the following:
- a CDS encoding CPBP family intramembrane glutamic endopeptidase, whose protein sequence is MRLRIINQNQPSCRIVKRKSNFFIPSRQTITMNGKNEIPEYATFPRTFEKYRWYKPLLVLAVGVIVYFILIFVMVILFGAIYGTDATNALMGGSYESLNSEAGAYMSFLSVAIILPSLYVASRVVRDRPFSSYSSSRGGWDWKLYLKCQTIPLAIYVIYCVMYAMVHGKVSPTTFSLPYFLICLVIVPLQCVGEEYLMRGFVMQTVGSWSKIPILALIIQAVIFGVLHIYTILGVIGTVMCGLAYGFLALKTKGLEASSSMHIANNLSMTIMIGLGFGASTSTITMSNFIETIALLAVNTLALYYIGTRKEWF, encoded by the coding sequence TTGCGGTTAAGGATAATTAATCAAAATCAGCCATCATGTCGAATCGTCAAACGGAAAAGCAATTTTTTTATACCTTCAAGACAAACTATAACCATGAACGGAAAAAACGAAATCCCCGAGTATGCAACATTCCCGAGAACCTTTGAAAAATACAGATGGTACAAGCCCCTGCTCGTGCTTGCAGTCGGCGTAATCGTGTATTTCATATTGATTTTTGTAATGGTAATCCTTTTCGGTGCAATCTATGGCACTGATGCGACAAACGCATTGATGGGCGGGTCATATGAATCGCTGAACTCCGAAGCCGGAGCCTACATGAGCTTTCTCTCGGTGGCAATCATACTCCCCTCACTATATGTCGCCTCAAGGGTTGTTCGTGACAGGCCGTTTTCCTCATATTCCTCATCCCGCGGAGGATGGGACTGGAAGCTTTACCTCAAATGCCAGACTATCCCTCTGGCAATATATGTGATTTACTGTGTCATGTACGCCATGGTGCATGGAAAAGTAAGTCCCACAACATTTTCATTGCCGTATTTCTTAATCTGCCTGGTAATCGTGCCCCTTCAGTGCGTCGGCGAGGAATACCTAATGAGAGGATTCGTCATGCAGACCGTCGGCTCATGGTCCAAGATTCCCATTCTGGCATTGATCATTCAGGCAGTGATATTTGGCGTATTGCACATATATACCATTTTAGGAGTGATAGGAACAGTCATGTGCGGCCTTGCCTATGGATTTTTAGCCCTTAAGACAAAGGGCCTTGAAGCGAGCTCATCCATGCACATAGCTAACAATCTTTCCATGACAATCATGATCGGTTTAGGATTTGGCGCATCAACATCGACAATCACCATGTCCAACTTCATAGAAACAATAGCCCTTTTAGCTGTCAACACATTGGCCCTGTATTATATAGGCACTAGAAAGGAATGGTTTTAA